From Camelus bactrianus isolate YW-2024 breed Bactrian camel chromosome 16, ASM4877302v1, whole genome shotgun sequence, the proteins below share one genomic window:
- the GIP gene encoding gastric inhibitory polypeptide, with the protein MVAMKTVSLLLVSLLLAVGLGEREEGPSRFQTKANGIQPRSPRYAEGTFISDYSIAMDKIRQQDFVNWLLAQKGKKGDWKHNITQREAHQSNRKEEAREQQGSLPKNPSDEELLKDLLLQELLAWMVDQRELCRLRFQ; encoded by the exons ATGGTGGCCATGAAGACCGTCTCTCTGCTGCTGGTGTCCCTGCTCCTGGCAGTGGGGctaggagagagggaagagggtccCTCCAG aTTCCAAACTAAGGCCAATGGCATCCAACCTCGAAGCCCCAGGTATGCCGAGGGGACTTTCATCAGTGACTACAGTATCGCCATGGACAAGATCCGCCAACAAGACTTTGTGAACTGGCTGCTGGCGCAGAAGGGGAAGAAGGGCGA CTGGAAACACAACATCACCCAGAGGGAGGCCCATCAATCTAACAGGAAGGAGGAGGCGAGGGAGCAGCAGGG ctccctccccAAGAACCCCAGTGATGAAGAATTGCTAAAGGACTTACTGCTTCAAGAGCTGCTGGCCTGGATGGTGGATCAGAGGGAGCTCTGCAGGCTCAG GTTTCAGTGA